The window TCGTGCGCCCACTGCTTCAACACATTGAAGAACGAGTATCCTGATTTCGGCGGCGAGTATCACGTCCTGCATCACACCGAGCTGATTCAAGAGCTCGTCGAGCAGGGCAAGCTGCCCGTCGACGCTCTCAAAGACGTGCCCGCCGCCAATGGTGGCACGACAGGCCCCGTCGTGCTGCACGATCCCTGCTACCTTTCGCGCCACAACGACGGTGGCGAGGCAGCGCGGGGGGCACTCGCCAGCGTCAGCGGGCCGCAGTTGCCGATCCTCGAAGCGGCCCAGTGCGGCAAGAACACCTTCTGCTGCGGGGCCGGTGGCGGGCGCATGTTCATGGAAGAAGACATCGACAAGCGGGTCAATATCGCCCGCTGGGAACAGCTCAAATCGACCGGCGCCAAAACGGTCGCCACGGCTTGCCCCTTCTGCATGACCATGCTCGACGATGCCTCGAAACAGGATGAGGAAGCCGGCATCGCGGTACGCGACGTGGCCGAGCTGGTAGCAGAACGGTTAACGGCCTCGACGCCGTAGCATGGCCTCCTTGTTCGCGATGCACGCCGGCCATAAAATCCGGTGACCCCCGCTTTCCCTTCCCGATCCTTGCTGCGCGTGCCCGCATCGCGTGGCTCCCTCGTCGAGATTGCATCGCATGAAAGTTCTGATCGTCGGCAATGGCGGCCGCGAACATGCCCTGGCCTGGAAGATTTCGGCCAGTCCCCTGGTCGAGAAGGTCTACGTCGCGCCGGGCAATGGCGGCACCGCGCTCGAGGCCGAGAATGTCGACATCTCGCCCGTCGATTTCCCGCGGTTGATTCGTTTCGCGCGCGAGCAAGAGATCGGCCTGACGGTGGTTGGCCCCGAGGCGCCGCTAGTCGCCGGCATCGTCGATGCCTTTCAAGAAGCGAAGTTGCCCATCTTCGGCCCCTCGAAAGCGGCGGCCGAGCTCGAAGGGAGCAAGGTCTTCTGCAAGAACCTGCTGCGACACGCCGATGTCCCTTCAGCCGATTTCCGCGTATTCCGTTCTCCCGAGACCGCCATCAAGTTTCTCAAAGACCGCGAGGATGTCCCCGTCGTCGTCAAGGCCGACGGACTGGCCGCCGGCAAGGGGGTAGTCGTCTGCCCCAAACGAGATGAAGCGATCGACGCCGTACTAAGAATTGGACGCGACAAGGAGTTCGGCGCCGCGGGAGACCAGATCGTCATCGAGGAACGACTCGATGGCGAAGAAGCCAGCATCATCGCCATCACCGACGGGCAAACGATCATGACGCTGCCCGCCTCGCAGGATCACAAGCGTGCCCACGATGGCGACACGGGTCCGAACACGGGGGGCATGGGGGCTTACTCCCCTGCCCCGCTCATCACCGACGAGATGCTCGGCTGGATCGAGCAGCACGTGCTCGTGCCCACGGTCCATGCCATGAAGCGCAACCGCCGGCCATTTCGCGGCGTGCTCTACGCCGGTCTGATGATTACGAACCAAGGCCCAAAGGTACTCGAGTACAACGTGCGCTTGGGAGATCCCGAATGCCAGCCCCTGTTGATGCGGCTCAAGAGCGATCTCGTGCCGGTGCTGCAGGCCACGGTGGCGGGCAAGCTCGACGAGATCGAACCGCTCGAGTGGGATCCTCGCCCCGCCGTGTGCGTCGTAATGGCGGCAGCCGGTTATCCAGGCAAGTACGAGCGCGGCGCCGCCATTCGAGGCTTGAAAGAGGCGGTCCAGGTGCCGAACACGAAAGTCTTCCACGCCGGCACTTCGACGAGCAACGGTCAGACAGTGACCGATGGCGGCCGCGTGCTCGGCGTCACAGCCCTGGGCGACAACGTGGGCGCCGCCAAATTGCAGGCCTACACCGCGGTGAAAGCCATTCGTTGGAATGGCGCCTGGTGCCGCAAGGATATCGCCGATCGCGCCATGGGACGGGGAATCTAGACGCTGCGCAACCAAGTAGGTCAGGTACCCCGTACCTGACAATCGATCGAGTTCGCCACGTCGAACGGTGTCAGGTACAGGGTACCTGACCTACTTGCCTGGCTCTGCCAGTGCCGGTTCGACTCCAAGACAGGATCGATACGGACAACCAGAGGATCATGTTATGACGTTGCTCGTTTCGCTGTTGATCCTCGCGGCCAATCCAAGTTCGGAGACTCTACCGAGCCAGGTCGATCTACGACCGCAGTTCGAGCAGATGCAACTTTCACCTCGTTCGCAAGGACGCCGCAACACGTGCTCCGTGTTCGTCACCGTGGGGGCGTTTGAATTCGCGTTGTCGAAGGCCCGTGGCGAGGGCATGCCCCTATCGGTCGAGTATCTGAACTGGGCCTGCAACCAGCACATCGGCAACAAAACGGCCGACCGCGGGCAGTTCTTTCATCACCTGCTGGCTGGCTTCGACGAGCACGGCCTTTGTCGCGACGAGTTGATGCCCTACGAATCACGCTTCGCCGGAACGGAGCCGAGCGATGAGGCCAAGCGCGATGCCGAAGAGATCGGTCGCGCGGAATTCCAGGTCCATTGGATTCGCCGCTGGTCGAAGAGCAGCGGGCTGAGCGACGAGGAATTCGCCGCGATCCGTGAAACGCTCGCCGCCGGTTGGCCGGTGTGCGCCGGCTCGAACCATAGCCGGCTGTTCGTCGGCTATCGCGACGATCCCAATGCAGACGGAGGCGGCGTCTTTCTCACGCGCGACTCGGTGGGCGGCCGCTATCGAGAAGTTTCGTACGCCTGGGCCAAGGTGAATCTCTATGACCTGTTCTGGGTCGAATTGCCGAAGTCGGATGTCAAATCGGACATCGATTGACCCTCCAACGCCATCTTACACGATGCTGCCTGACGGGCGTCAAATGTCGACGCCCGTCAGCGTGCCTCGCCGAAAATCGGCCCCAGCACTTCTTCAAACGCATCGGCGTGGCGCATGAAGCCCAGGTCCGTCGGATGGGAGCTGTCGACCGTTCCCTCGTTGTCATCGCCGAGCAGCTTATCGCCTTCGAGATAGTATAGGTTTTCATCTCCGGCTGATTTCAACTCGTCGAACATCTTGCGCAGCGCCTCGCGGCTCGTGCGGTTGCGCTCGTGCTTGCCCGTGACGAGAAACGCATCGCTGTAGCTGCGATCCTCGACCAGTACGATCGGCGTCTCCGGATGCGCCTTGCGCAGGATCTCCACACAGGGTTTCGTACGAACGAGAACCTCTTCGGCGCCGATGTTGGGCAGGCAATCGAGGATGTACACGCCCGCGTCGATCTCGGCGAGCAATTCGGCCACCTCGGGCTCCATGCGGCCATTGCCCGAGAAACCGAGATTGATCACCGGCCGATCGAAGCGGCGTCCCAGAATCGCCGGGTGGCACATGCCCGGCCGCGACGCACACGCCCCGTGCGTAATCGAAGTGCCATAGAACACGAGCGGCTTGGCATGACCTTCCGCTCGAGCCGGGCCGGCCGCGAGCGTCGTGCCCTCGGGCACGCCCACTTCGACCGACGATACGCCGTTGTAGAGCGGCAGATAGAGCAGGTACTCGCGCGTGCCCGCGGGAATGCCCGAGACCAGTTGCACGGTGTTCGATGGAGCGTTCGGAGCGCCGCACGCCAGCCAG of the Pirellulales bacterium genome contains:
- the purD gene encoding phosphoribosylamine--glycine ligase, encoding MHRMKVLIVGNGGREHALAWKISASPLVEKVYVAPGNGGTALEAENVDISPVDFPRLIRFAREQEIGLTVVGPEAPLVAGIVDAFQEAKLPIFGPSKAAAELEGSKVFCKNLLRHADVPSADFRVFRSPETAIKFLKDREDVPVVVKADGLAAGKGVVVCPKRDEAIDAVLRIGRDKEFGAAGDQIVIEERLDGEEASIIAITDGQTIMTLPASQDHKRAHDGDTGPNTGGMGAYSPAPLITDEMLGWIEQHVLVPTVHAMKRNRRPFRGVLYAGLMITNQGPKVLEYNVRLGDPECQPLLMRLKSDLVPVLQATVAGKLDEIEPLEWDPRPAVCVVMAAAGYPGKYERGAAIRGLKEAVQVPNTKVFHAGTSTSNGQTVTDGGRVLGVTALGDNVGAAKLQAYTAVKAIRWNGAWCRKDIADRAMGRGI
- a CDS encoding SGNH/GDSL hydrolase family protein, translating into MDFLRARSRLLMLLILLVPPATAAEIPPLDPSRATRDEKSSTLWYDLKLLPIEGQGWSETKSPYDRLPAKAEGKVRDAVWNLSRHSAGIAARLVTDATSIQVRWTLTSDKLAMPHMAATGVSGVDLYVRDEQDHWRWLACGAPNAPSNTVQLVSGIPAGTREYLLYLPLYNGVSSVEVGVPEGTTLAAGPARAEGHAKPLVFYGTSITHGACASRPGMCHPAILGRRFDRPVINLGFSGNGRMEPEVAELLAEIDAGVYILDCLPNIGAEEVLVRTKPCVEILRKAHPETPIVLVEDRSYSDAFLVTGKHERNRTSREALRKMFDELKSAGDENLYYLEGDKLLGDDNEGTVDSSHPTDLGFMRHADAFEEVLGPIFGEAR